AGGTGAAGGTCAGGAGATCCCTGGAAGAACGGGGGAGGGACCTGATAAAGACGGGCATATTCGTCTTCACGGCCTTCATGATCCTCTGCCTTATACTGGTAAGCAACATCTTCTTTAAGACCGCATACCTGAAGAACCTGACCGTAAAATACCGGGATTTTGACAAGGAGGCCCAGACGCTGGAGAATAAGTTCACGATGGTCAGCATGGTCAGGAACTACCTCTCGAGCCGCGGGTATTCGCTGGAGGTGCTGGCGGAATTGCACTCTATAACCCCCATCGACCTGGAGCTGAACGATATCAGGTTCGATGACCAGGGCAAGATATCGATAAAAGGGACGGCCGAGTCGATGTCCACCGTCTTCTCTTTCGTCGAGGCGATCGGGAAATCGAAGTATTTTAAGGACGCCAAGACCAAATACACCTCGAAGAGGAAAGAGGGGACCAAAGATATGGCCGATTTTGAAATAACGGCCGCGCTGAACAAGAACCGATGATAAAGAAGATACAGGAATTATACGCTATATTATCGCGCATGTCCAAAAGGGAGAAGACGATCCTGTACGCGGCGGCCTTTTTCATATCCCTGACGCTCCTGGACAGGATGATGATATCTCCCATATTCAACCGCATAAGTTCGCTGGAATCGGAGATCAAGGAGAAGGAGTCGAATATCAAGAAGAGTATGCGCATACTGTCCCAGAAGGATAAGATAATGTCCGAAAGCGAAAGCTACGGGTCCGTCTTCAGCCAGGCCAACTCCGAAGAGGAGGAGATGACCTCGATCCTGAAAGAGATAGAGAACCTGGCCAGCAAGAGCTCCGTCTACCTGATAGACATGAAACCGGGAGGCGCGAAGAGCGCCGGCTCGGCAAAGAAATATATCATAAACCTGAGCTGCGAGGCGCAGATAGAGCAGCTGACCCAGTTCATGTACGATATCGAAAATTCCAGCAAGCTTTTGACCATCGAGAAATACCAGATAGGGCCGAAATCTAAGGAATCGAGCGTGGCCCGGTGCAGCATGTCGATATCCAAGATAAGCATGTAGAGTAATCACAAGGAGGATGCCATGAGGAAGATTGCTTTTGTTACGATGTTCCTGACGCTCTTTTCATGTTTTAACGCTTACGCCGCCGAGGGGCCGACGCTTCTGGAACTGCGCAACGAGATCTTTGACGAGTCGCGGGCGATAAAGCTGCTCTTGCCTAATTCCAGGAAGGACCTCATATTCATGAACAGCATGTGGGATTCCTGCATAGCGACCATGATGCAGATAGACGCATATTTCAATATGCTGGGCATATTCAACACTATCAAGAAAGAGAGCGTGACCGAAGATGCGGTCAAATATATAGCGGATTGGCTCAATACCATGAAGACGACGAACACCCTGACCATAAAGAACCTGGACGCAATGTCCTCGAAGCAGATAGAGAACAATACGCGGCTTCACGTCCAGAGGATGACGGAGTTCTATACGGGGTTGAATAAGAGGATAGATACGGAACTGAAGGGTGTCCTGGCCCTTAAGGCAACGGCTAAAAAGAGATAGAGCGGGAGGACGGAAATAGATGTCTAAAAATCTTAAATACGCATTATCCGCAGCGGTGTTTATCGCTTCCTGCGCCGTCCCATATGTATGGGCCGATACCGATGCGGACGACGAGATGATGTTCGATGAAGGCATGGCGCAGGTCGAGATGGGAGGCAGGATCGTGGGGCAGGTGGTCAAGGTCAACCCCGCCTCAAAGACCATGACGATCAGGGATATGCGCTATGACAGCAAGGTGGTCACGATCATGGCGAACAGCGACACCACGTACTTCGGCACAACTTCCATAAAGACGATAAACCCAGGGGATTATCTCTCCGTCGACTGTATCTCGATCAATGATACCTACGTCGCCGATAACGTCGTTATGCAGGAGAGGGCCATGGCGGATGAGACGATGCCGGCCCTGGAGAAGGTCCTCGTCGATTAAGATAATTCCGCCAATAAGTTTATGAACCCATTTAATACGGTGATATCGGCATCTCTGCTGCTGGCCGCGGTATCGCTCACTCCCGCAGCCGCGGCAGAGAGAGACGCCGGCGGGGCGGCGGCCAAAGAGGTGAGCTTCGAAGAGTCCGAGGCCTACGGCCCGTACACAAAGGGCCTCTCTTATATAAAGGAGGGGCGGTGCGACGAAGCCATAAAGGAATATTCCAGGGCGCTGGAGCTGTCCCCGGATAATTACCTTGTCTACAGCGCCCTCGGGTACGCCTGCTTCTATTCCGGGAAATTCACGCCGGCCCTTGAATCCTTCAGGAAGGCCATGTTTCTAAAGCCCGACTATGCGGATGCCGTAAGGGGTATAGCCTGCGTCTACATGGGTCTGGGGCAGGAGAACGAAGCGGCCGTATATTTTATGAAGGCGATAAAGATGGACCCTGCCGTCATCTCGCCTTATATGGCGCTGGGGACTATATATAACAATAAAAAACGTTTTGACGAGGCCATCCCGCTCTTCAATAAGGTCATAGAGGCCTCGCCCAATCTCAATACCGCCTATTTTGAATTGGCCCGCGCGTACCAGGCGACAGGCAGGATCGATCCGGCGGTGAGCAATTATGAGAAATTCATATCGCTCACCCCGACCATACGAAAAGCTTATCTGCCGCTTGCGGCGTGTTACGCCTCCAGGGGGGATTACAGGAACGCATTCCGGTGCGCCTCCACCGCCAGGCAGCTGGATATGACGGACCCGGAAGCGAAAAAGGTGATGCGTTCCATGTACTACAGGATAAAAAGGGAGAAAGAGGAGGCCAGGGAGAAGGCCGCAAGGGAGGAGGCGGCAAAAAAGAAGAAGGCCGGAAAGGAGGCGCCGGTCAAAAAGCGATAGGCCTGTCGTGTTCCAGCACAGTTATGCTTATCGCCTCCGGGTTTCCTTTCTTTTTGTCATCGTAGTACTTCACTATTATGTGGTCCCCCTCGATCAGATCTACGACCCCGGCCTTTCGCAGGTCCCTGAATATCCTGCCTTTGCCCGTGACCACGACCACATTCTCGGGGACGTAGAAAGTCATCTTATCTTCCGCTATCTTGCCCGTGCTGTAGTACCACTTCAGGGCCAGCTTCGAGCCGGCGAAATCTATCCCGCATATCTTGCCCCGGACGTATCTTATCGGACGGTCCTTCGGTTCCTGGGAATGGGATGAGACGGGCATCATAGATCCCGCGATGATCATCATGGATATCAATATCTTTGCCGCGTGAGAGATAGCCCCTCCTCTTATTTCGAAGCCAGCCTGGGTTTCTGCATCTCGGATATCGTCTTTTTCAGGTCCTCCATATCTTTGCGCACGGACTCTATATCGTCATTCATCTTGGCCAGTATCGCGTCATACTCCGTGAACTTACGCGCCGCATACTCGCCTGAGCCTTCAATGATCCTGAGATCTCCTTCCCTGCGTATGGCGGTACCTTTAGGCAGGACCACTTTATAGGATGGTTTCTTCCCGACCTGCTGTAGTTCCATGCCTTCGGGCACCTGTGTATTATAGGCGCCGTCTTCATCATCCACCTGCGCGCCTGCGGGTGGTGCGAAGGCGATCATTATTGCCGCAAGAATAAGAGAGACAGATCTTGTCATATCTTCCTCCTGTTGATATATAAAATATACCATACTATGTGGCAATTTCCAATTTAGAATTGGTCATTTGACATCGAAATGCTATAATAACAACATGGGCTACGCGCCGGCGTTGGAAAAGGCATGGAAAGAGCTGTCGGGCCTCGGTCTCCCCGCTGCCTCCACGGTAATGTTCCTGAACGGAGAATATGCGGTAGACCCTGTCTCGAAGATCGTGCTTTCCGTATCATGCAACGTCTCTGCCAAAGACCATTACACCATCATAATATTGCATTATCTGATACATAAGCTGAGGATGGGGGAACTGCCGCCTCCTGCCGGGGAGTGGATCGACTTCAGGCAGATCGACGGCGGAGAGGGGTATTACGCGTCTTTCAAGAAGAGGACCATAGATGTCATAGCGCGTAAGTATGGCGAAAGGCCCGAGCAGCTGATGGAGGCAGCAAAGCGCCTGAACGGTAAAGAGGCGGCACTTGGCGACATAGGGGTCGTTATAGAGGCCTTTCAGCGTGTCCCCGTCGGGCTTGTCTTCTGGAAAGGCGATGAGGAGTTCGCCCCGGAGGCGAACATACTTTTTGACAGGGGGATCACGTCCATACTCTGCACGGAAGATATCGTGGTGATGACAGAGATCATCGCGCATTCATTGTGAGCGTTCCCATGAGGATAGCCGTAAAGGTCAAGCCGGGCTCAAAAGAAGATAGCGTCGAAAAGGTGAACGGCGCGGAGTTCATGGTCCGTGTGAAGGCGCCGGCAAGAGAAGGCAGGGCGAACGAGGCCGCCCTTGAGGTCCTGGCCGGATATTTCGGAGTCGCAAGATCCAGGGTGAGGATCGTCCGCGGCCTTTCCGGAAGGAACAAAGTGATAGACATAATATAAAAAGGGAGAAAGATATGTACAGCGTAGAGGTCTCCAGTGCGGGGGATTACCTGTTCCGGGTGAAGGCGAATGACTATGAGTTCGAGGTGGATGCGAAGGGCAGGGGAGCCACCCCTCCGGATACGCTCCTGGCCTCTCTGGGTAGTTGCGTCGGTGTCTACATAAGGAAATATGCGGAAGGGGCGAGGCTGGCCATAGATGAATTCACCGTGAAGGTGAGCGGGGAACTGTGCAAGGAAGCGCCCGCCCGCTTTAAGACGATAGACGTGTCGGTCGGCCTTAGGGGCTCCGCCCTGGATGAGCGCCGGAGAAAGGCGCTCATCGAATTCATAAAGAATTGCCCGGTGCATAATACATTGAGATCGGACCCGGAAATAAAGATAAGGATAGAGTGATGACCAGGAGGGAATTTCTGAGAAAGGCGTCTCTATTTTGCGCGGGGGCCGTATTCTCATCGGCTGCTATAGAGTCGCTGTTTAGATCGAAGGCGTCCGGAGACAAGACAGGCCCCGCGGGCCTGAAAGAAGCGATGTTCTATCGAAAGATAGACGACTCGACCGTCCAGTGTGAGCTCTGCCCCAGGGGGTGTACCCTATCGACCGGGCAGAGGAGCTTCTGCAGGGTCCGTGAGCCGAAGGACGGCGTGCTCTATGCCATGTCGTACGGCAAGGTATGCTCAGCCCACGTAGACCCTATCGAAAAGAAGCCGCTATTCCATTTTCTGCCCGGGACGAACGCCTTCTCCGTTTCTACGGCCGGTTGTAATTACCGCTGTAAGAGCTGCCAGAACTGGCAGATATCGCAATTCGCGCCGGAGGCGGTCTACAATGACTATCTCGAACCCTCCGATATCGTCGCGCAGTCGGTGCGGACAGGATGCCCTACGATCGCGTATACATATACCGAGCCGGTGATATTCTATGAGTACATGCTAGACACCTCGAAACTGGCAAAGGGGAGGGGCCTTAGGAATATGTGCCACTCGAACGGTTCATTCAACCCGAAACCTCTCGAAGAGCTCTCTCTTTACATAGATGCGGCCAATATCGACCTGAAGGGGTTTTCCCAGGACTTTTA
This DNA window, taken from Candidatus Omnitrophota bacterium, encodes the following:
- a CDS encoding DUF167 domain-containing protein; amino-acid sequence: MRIAVKVKPGSKEDSVEKVNGAEFMVRVKAPAREGRANEAALEVLAGYFGVARSRVRIVRGLSGRNKVIDII
- a CDS encoding OsmC family protein; translated protein: MYSVEVSSAGDYLFRVKANDYEFEVDAKGRGATPPDTLLASLGSCVGVYIRKYAEGARLAIDEFTVKVSGELCKEAPARFKTIDVSVGLRGSALDERRRKALIEFIKNCPVHNTLRSDPEIKIRIE
- the amrS gene encoding AmmeMemoRadiSam system radical SAM enzyme, which translates into the protein MTRREFLRKASLFCAGAVFSSAAIESLFRSKASGDKTGPAGLKEAMFYRKIDDSTVQCELCPRGCTLSTGQRSFCRVREPKDGVLYAMSYGKVCSAHVDPIEKKPLFHFLPGTNAFSVSTAGCNYRCKSCQNWQISQFAPEAVYNDYLEPSDIVAQSVRTGCPTIAYTYTEPVIFYEYMLDTSKLAKGRGLRNMCHSNGSFNPKPLEELSLYIDAANIDLKGFSQDFYSDFAAGYLDRTLDNLKILKKNRVWLEITNLVVPTLNDDMAKMKDMCAWICDALGPDVPLHLSRFWPSHKLTHLYPTPQETLEKARETALASGLRYVYIGNVPGLAAENTYCHNCGKTVIGRSGYTITEKHMKSGACEWCGTKIPGVWD
- the pilO gene encoding type 4a pilus biogenesis protein PilO; translation: MIKKIQELYAILSRMSKREKTILYAAAFFISLTLLDRMMISPIFNRISSLESEIKEKESNIKKSMRILSQKDKIMSESESYGSVFSQANSEEEEMTSILKEIENLASKSSVYLIDMKPGGAKSAGSAKKYIINLSCEAQIEQLTQFMYDIENSSKLLTIEKYQIGPKSKESSVARCSMSISKISM
- a CDS encoding DUF3786 domain-containing protein, which translates into the protein MGYAPALEKAWKELSGLGLPAASTVMFLNGEYAVDPVSKIVLSVSCNVSAKDHYTIIILHYLIHKLRMGELPPPAGEWIDFRQIDGGEGYYASFKKRTIDVIARKYGERPEQLMEAAKRLNGKEAALGDIGVVIEAFQRVPVGLVFWKGDEEFAPEANILFDRGITSILCTEDIVVMTEIIAHSL
- a CDS encoding tetratricopeptide repeat protein; protein product: MNPFNTVISASLLLAAVSLTPAAAAERDAGGAAAKEVSFEESEAYGPYTKGLSYIKEGRCDEAIKEYSRALELSPDNYLVYSALGYACFYSGKFTPALESFRKAMFLKPDYADAVRGIACVYMGLGQENEAAVYFMKAIKMDPAVISPYMALGTIYNNKKRFDEAIPLFNKVIEASPNLNTAYFELARAYQATGRIDPAVSNYEKFISLTPTIRKAYLPLAACYASRGDYRNAFRCASTARQLDMTDPEAKKVMRSMYYRIKREKEEAREKAAREEAAKKKKAGKEAPVKKR